In Sporomusaceae bacterium FL31, the following are encoded in one genomic region:
- the dapL_1 gene encoding LL-diaminopimelate aminotransferase → MGSFIQKLFAQRIGGHSFGNDTVLYKFEKIKRAKRNAIKRHPEVNLIDLGVGEPDWMADSAVVEILYEQAQLKENRGYTDNGVQEFKAAAARYMESVYQVTGLNPVTEINHGIGSKPILAQLPLAFINPGDISIMTVPGYPILGTMTTALQGEVVKLPLWAENNFLPDLDSLTQEQRRRAKLLYINYPNNPTGATATSEFFRKVVRFAQENNIIVVSDAAYAGLTFDGEKPTSFLSTPGAKDVGVEIHSLSKAFNMTGWRLAFICGNELIVKAFAAVKDNNDSGQFAAIQKAGIYCLQHPEITEKTALKYSRRHNLLVDVFRKAGFAVKKPKASFYLYVQIPKGMKNGRVFVSAEDFSEYLITEKLISTVPWDDAGSYIRLSMTFEAEDEAEEIQIAEEIERRLAGTDFVF, encoded by the coding sequence ATGGGAAGCTTTATTCAAAAATTATTTGCCCAACGTATTGGGGGGCATTCCTTTGGCAACGATACCGTATTATACAAATTTGAAAAAATTAAACGCGCAAAAAGAAATGCGATCAAAAGGCACCCGGAAGTAAACTTAATTGATTTGGGTGTAGGAGAACCCGACTGGATGGCTGACTCTGCGGTTGTGGAGATTTTATATGAACAAGCCCAATTAAAAGAGAATAGGGGTTATACGGATAATGGGGTACAGGAATTCAAAGCTGCTGCAGCCCGCTATATGGAATCTGTCTATCAAGTAACTGGGTTAAACCCGGTTACAGAAATAAATCATGGAATTGGTTCTAAACCGATTTTAGCCCAGTTACCGCTGGCTTTTATTAATCCAGGAGATATTTCCATCATGACAGTACCTGGTTATCCAATCTTGGGCACAATGACCACAGCCTTGCAAGGAGAGGTGGTTAAATTACCATTATGGGCTGAAAATAATTTCTTGCCTGATTTGGACTCACTTACCCAGGAACAACGCCGTAGAGCTAAATTGTTATATATCAACTATCCCAACAACCCCACTGGTGCAACGGCAACCAGTGAATTTTTCAGAAAAGTAGTGCGTTTTGCACAGGAAAATAACATCATTGTGGTTTCTGATGCTGCTTATGCTGGTCTTACTTTTGATGGTGAAAAGCCGACCAGCTTTTTATCAACACCAGGGGCCAAAGATGTGGGCGTAGAGATTCATTCGTTATCGAAAGCATTTAATATGACTGGCTGGCGGCTAGCGTTCATTTGCGGCAATGAACTGATTGTAAAAGCTTTTGCTGCTGTAAAAGACAACAATGATTCCGGACAGTTTGCCGCAATCCAAAAAGCAGGAATCTATTGTTTGCAGCATCCTGAAATTACAGAGAAAACTGCTTTGAAATATTCACGCAGGCACAATTTGCTGGTCGATGTTTTTCGTAAGGCAGGTTTTGCAGTTAAAAAACCCAAAGCATCATTTTATCTTTATGTACAAATTCCTAAAGGAATGAAGAATGGCCGAGTCTTTGTATCAGCTGAAGATTTTTCCGAATATTTAATTACCGAAAAACTGATTTCCACTGTTCCCTGGGACGATGCAGGCTCATATATTCGGCTTTCAATGACTTTTGAGGCAGAAGATGAAGCTGAGGAAATACAGATAGCAGAAGAAATAGAGCGTCGTTTAGCTGGTACTGATTTTGTTTTCTAA
- a CDS encoding methyl-accepting chemotaxis protein: MKTLLILISFVTGLTIIISAIFFYNIGGKAIILNNLIWFLLLIIFFFLSFHILSNALKKINTAIYNVSQGDLTKKLNTADQNFFRTLAGHINIFILKIRGFINETNSMSDKVINHCDELDKNAKRVEVSARETYLSINGISKDMTEQRERIIEAEKFISEILSQHETMIQNGTLIEKMTSSMMDIVQSTTNIYEELIGKMSESAKSNENLANKIKLLYEKAFKIQNIADTVHEISNNTNLLSLNASIEAARSSHAGSGFSAVANEIRKLAEMSSNQAQEIQKIVDDIKKEITDIASAMNKEVHVINETITFSHVTRSNLSNITAENANTLTAIQDINRIIDIQNNKISIITDAIKQIASISENTTAATQQVASASEEQLTAMKNMFNSIDDLTHMNKDLKTRIASFANSYKIDDKTQAYIDGGLKTLKELANQEQLATMDYEVCTKLLQESIKKHSEFELFAVMQKDGLRKAITLDYIEKDVYVNFGHRPYFKQAIIGQDYVSQPYISDDTNSYCIAIAVPVRDNGNNIVGILMGDFVLG; this comes from the coding sequence ATGAAAACACTACTGATTTTAATTAGTTTTGTTACAGGTTTAACCATTATTATTTCTGCAATATTTTTTTACAATATTGGTGGAAAAGCAATTATTTTAAATAACCTGATCTGGTTTTTACTGCTGATTATCTTCTTTTTCCTATCATTTCATATTTTATCCAATGCCTTGAAGAAAATTAATACTGCAATCTACAATGTGTCACAAGGCGATTTAACCAAAAAGCTAAATACAGCGGATCAGAATTTTTTCAGAACGTTAGCTGGTCATATTAACATATTTATTTTAAAAATCAGAGGTTTCATTAATGAAACAAATAGTATGAGTGATAAAGTCATCAACCATTGTGATGAATTAGATAAAAATGCCAAACGGGTTGAAGTATCTGCAAGAGAAACTTATTTATCAATTAATGGTATTTCCAAAGATATGACAGAACAAAGAGAAAGAATTATTGAGGCTGAAAAATTTATTAGTGAAATTTTAAGCCAGCATGAAACAATGATTCAGAATGGCACACTGATTGAAAAAATGACCTCTTCCATGATGGATATCGTTCAATCCACAACAAATATTTATGAAGAATTAATTGGCAAGATGAGTGAGTCGGCGAAATCTAACGAAAACCTGGCGAATAAGATTAAACTCTTATATGAGAAAGCATTTAAAATTCAAAACATAGCAGACACTGTGCATGAAATCAGCAATAATACCAATTTGCTTTCCTTAAATGCTTCCATAGAAGCGGCCCGTTCAAGCCATGCCGGTTCAGGATTTTCGGCAGTGGCCAATGAGATAAGAAAATTGGCAGAAATGTCTTCTAACCAAGCTCAGGAAATACAAAAGATCGTAGATGATATAAAAAAAGAAATTACTGATATTGCTTCTGCCATGAATAAAGAAGTTCATGTGATCAATGAGACAATCACGTTTTCCCATGTAACCAGAAGCAATTTAAGCAATATCACTGCAGAAAATGCTAATACACTGACTGCCATACAAGATATTAACCGGATTATTGATATTCAAAATAATAAAATAAGCATTATTACAGATGCTATTAAACAAATAGCTTCTATTTCAGAAAATACTACGGCTGCAACTCAACAAGTAGCCTCTGCCTCCGAAGAACAATTAACAGCTATGAAAAACATGTTTAATTCCATAGATGATTTAACTCATATGAATAAAGATTTGAAAACACGCATTGCATCATTTGCAAATAGTTATAAAATTGACGATAAGACCCAGGCGTATATTGACGGCGGTCTGAAAACGCTTAAAGAACTGGCTAATCAGGAGCAATTAGCAACGATGGATTATGAAGTTTGCACAAAACTATTACAGGAAAGCATAAAAAAACACAGCGAGTTTGAGCTTTTCGCTGTTATGCAAAAAGATGGCCTAAGGAAAGCAATCACATTAGATTATATAGAAAAAGATGTTTATGTGAATTTTGGTCATCGGCCTTATTTTAAACAAGCAATCATTGGGCAAGACTACGTATCCCAACCTTATATATCTGATGACACGAATAGTTATTGCATTGCGATTGCTGTGCCGGTTCGGGATAATGGAAATAACATTGTCGGGATTTTGATGGGAGATTTTGTATTGGGATAA
- the opd gene encoding parathion hydrolase, which yields MSQKIMTVCGLIEPAQLGFTSMHEHILSDCSMFRNRQRKSCMAINQSVIKKENKLTLKNRSKVRHSITSSLDNLKLDNESIMAAEVAGFQSVGGDAIVEVSAPGIRSSADDLIKIRRISEQTAVHIVVSTGLYAEYTWPDYYRNMTFDSYVSFLRSEIHRGIGETGIFPGHIKAAYEVPSRQLDEYLRAAAYVSGETGLSLQVHLGPDITADELRNHVLRPLLQGGCIPGKTILCHVQLLMGVLSLEELVTKPGQIPFDISLHKELLEQGFILSFTPFGFEADDEPLGIALYPDWYILSGLVSLIRDGYAAQLVIGNDVFTKLATCHGGGEGYLRLAEFVVPTLKNCGISEADITKIMVGNPARILAF from the coding sequence ATGTCTCAGAAAATTATGACAGTCTGTGGACTGATTGAACCAGCGCAATTGGGTTTTACTTCTATGCATGAACATATTTTATCTGACTGTTCCATGTTTCGCAATAGGCAAAGAAAATCTTGCATGGCTATCAACCAAAGTGTTATTAAAAAGGAAAACAAGCTGACGTTGAAAAACCGGTCAAAAGTACGTCATAGTATAACTTCGTCCTTAGATAATTTGAAGTTAGATAACGAATCTATTATGGCAGCTGAGGTCGCAGGGTTTCAATCAGTAGGTGGTGATGCCATCGTTGAAGTGAGTGCTCCAGGCATTCGAAGCTCAGCAGATGATCTTATTAAAATTCGCCGGATAAGCGAGCAAACTGCAGTTCATATTGTGGTTTCTACTGGTTTATATGCAGAATATACGTGGCCGGATTATTACCGGAATATGACCTTTGATTCTTATGTTAGTTTTTTACGGAGTGAGATTCATCGAGGTATTGGTGAAACTGGGATATTTCCTGGACATATTAAGGCTGCTTATGAGGTGCCTAGCCGCCAGCTTGATGAGTATTTACGGGCGGCAGCTTATGTTTCAGGTGAAACAGGGCTATCCTTACAAGTTCATTTAGGACCGGATATCACAGCTGATGAACTACGTAACCATGTACTTCGGCCATTACTACAAGGTGGCTGTATTCCTGGAAAAACAATTTTATGCCACGTTCAGTTGCTAATGGGAGTTCTTTCGTTAGAAGAGCTTGTAACTAAACCTGGCCAAATTCCTTTTGATATCAGTCTGCATAAAGAATTGCTTGAACAAGGCTTTATCCTATCTTTTACACCTTTTGGGTTTGAAGCTGATGATGAGCCATTAGGTATAGCTCTCTATCCTGACTGGTATATATTATCAGGCCTTGTAAGTCTGATCCGTGATGGCTACGCAGCGCAATTAGTCATTGGAAATGATGTATTTACGAAACTAGCCACCTGCCATGGAGGGGGTGAAGGGTATTTGAGACTTGCTGAGTTTGTAGTCCCAACCCTGAAAAACTGTGGTATTTCTGAGGCTGATATTACTAAGATAATGGTTGGAAATCCTGCTAGGATTTTAGCTTTTTGA
- a CDS encoding metallophosphoesterase, protein MRRKAMKFGVRIMIIMVIIITFPAVPIPFRVVSMGSAIPDHILLTWSEDPQTTQLITWRMDIGAEDGFVQYVEDLKDFPFPYDVRSVTSTVEKLTTNAGNMSIHSVNLTRLKPDTRYYYRVGYGNIWTGWRPFTTAPAENKDFTFLVLGKPDRVSYDTWGETLHQAYQYYPKAAFFINAGTLVDDEQDYMQWAAWFKAAKGIVDTLPIMPISGASMSENQASSPNLYNAMFKVPYGETIKLKEQAYSKNYGDVHFIMIKISDNPQQAEYRELLKWLDQDLSKTNKKWKVAVISNDILQEELSKLFGKYHVDVVFIGNKAIYSHIYSLQGNTPSFNMRQRRDINSIEQEFPANSDNASILWDAVHYQTQPEPFFLAVTVKDDVMNMQISNQHGYPINYWSIEKCCIK, encoded by the coding sequence ATGCGGAGAAAAGCAATGAAGTTTGGTGTGCGGATTATGATTATCATGGTTATCATTATTACATTTCCAGCAGTACCAATTCCTTTTAGAGTCGTATCAATGGGAAGTGCCATTCCTGATCATATTCTTCTGACCTGGAGTGAAGATCCTCAAACAACTCAATTAATAACCTGGCGAATGGATATTGGGGCTGAAGATGGGTTTGTTCAATATGTGGAGGATTTAAAAGATTTTCCATTTCCATATGATGTCAGATCTGTAACTTCCACTGTAGAGAAATTAACAACAAATGCCGGGAATATGAGCATCCACTCTGTTAATCTAACCAGGCTTAAGCCTGATACCCGTTATTATTACCGGGTAGGCTATGGAAATATATGGACTGGATGGCGTCCATTTACCACTGCGCCTGCAGAGAACAAGGATTTTACATTTTTAGTATTGGGAAAGCCTGATCGTGTTTCCTACGATACCTGGGGAGAAACACTGCACCAGGCTTATCAATATTATCCCAAAGCTGCATTTTTTATCAATGCAGGCACTTTAGTTGATGATGAACAGGATTATATGCAGTGGGCTGCCTGGTTTAAAGCGGCCAAAGGCATTGTTGACACTTTACCGATCATGCCTATAAGCGGAGCGAGCATGTCGGAGAATCAAGCATCTTCGCCTAACCTATACAATGCAATGTTTAAGGTGCCCTATGGAGAAACGATAAAATTAAAGGAGCAGGCGTATTCAAAAAATTATGGAGATGTCCATTTTATTATGATCAAAATTTCTGATAATCCGCAACAAGCTGAGTACCGTGAATTACTTAAGTGGTTAGACCAGGATTTAAGCAAGACAAATAAGAAATGGAAAGTGGCAGTGATTTCGAATGATATTCTTCAGGAAGAGCTGTCTAAACTATTCGGAAAATATCATGTTGATGTCGTTTTTATTGGCAATAAAGCTATATATTCTCATATTTATTCCTTGCAAGGCAATACGCCTTCATTTAATATGAGGCAAAGAAGGGATATTAATTCTATAGAGCAAGAGTTCCCGGCGAATTCAGATAATGCGTCTATTTTGTGGGATGCAGTTCATTATCAAACACAGCCTGAACCATTTTTCTTAGCAGTAACAGTGAAAGATGACGTTATGAACATGCAGATTTCAAATCAGCACGGTTATCCAATCAATTATTGGTCAATCGAAAAATGCTGTATAAAATGA
- a CDS encoding methylcobamide--CoM methyltransferase yields the protein MGIHYKDEMTPKERMKALVEGQPYDRVPCNPSLAAHAARVAGITVAQYHLSAEKMAEAQMAAYHIYGHDVVGVSAILGIVHSIGGTVVYPEQSSPYITGQLIKNFSDLDELVPREPYQDPHLRSCFQAAEILLDQLGSEVPITIGLRAPFSTAATLRGVETFLRDLYYNPEFAHQLLQFTLERIKTVVKAAIHLGAVISISDPVSSGSLIGPKHYLEYSYPYTKELIKVVKEAGGEAPTLHICGNTKKIWQAMADTGAGILSIEDKIDLTEIKEAVGKQVIIAGNIRPTEAMFLGKPQDVIADVRKGLEQAHDNPKGYIVQLGCALPIDTPSANMHALINAVRQYGRYPLSLERC from the coding sequence GTGGGCATTCATTATAAAGATGAGATGACTCCAAAAGAGAGAATGAAGGCATTGGTGGAAGGGCAACCCTATGACCGAGTTCCCTGCAATCCTTCCTTAGCAGCTCATGCGGCCAGGGTTGCCGGGATTACAGTAGCTCAATATCACTTGTCTGCCGAGAAAATGGCTGAAGCCCAAATGGCAGCTTATCATATTTACGGGCATGATGTCGTAGGCGTTTCGGCAATTTTGGGAATTGTGCATTCGATTGGCGGAACTGTCGTGTATCCCGAACAAAGCTCACCTTATATAACTGGACAATTGATCAAGAATTTTTCTGATTTGGATGAGTTAGTACCGCGGGAGCCTTATCAAGATCCTCACTTACGGTCATGTTTTCAAGCTGCTGAGATTCTTCTTGATCAATTAGGAAGCGAGGTTCCCATTACAATAGGTCTCAGAGCACCTTTTAGTACTGCAGCAACGTTAAGGGGGGTTGAAACGTTTTTGCGGGATCTTTATTATAATCCCGAATTTGCGCATCAACTATTGCAATTTACACTGGAAAGGATTAAAACCGTGGTAAAAGCTGCAATCCATTTAGGTGCGGTAATCAGCATCTCTGATCCAGTATCTTCAGGCAGTCTGATAGGACCAAAACATTATCTTGAATATTCTTACCCATACACAAAAGAACTCATCAAAGTTGTAAAAGAGGCTGGCGGTGAAGCACCAACGTTACATATTTGCGGTAATACGAAAAAGATATGGCAAGCTATGGCTGATACTGGTGCGGGAATTTTGAGTATTGAAGATAAAATTGATTTGACAGAGATCAAAGAAGCTGTGGGCAAGCAGGTGATTATTGCTGGTAATATCCGCCCAACCGAGGCCATGTTTCTCGGCAAGCCTCAGGATGTTATAGCCGATGTTAGAAAAGGCCTTGAGCAAGCGCATGATAATCCTAAAGGTTATATCGTTCAGTTAGGATGCGCTCTACCCATCGATACACCTTCGGCTAATATGCATGCGCTGATCAATGCGGTGCGGCAATATGGGCGGTACCCGTTAAGCCTGGAGCGTTGTTAG
- the purR_1 gene encoding reactive intermediate/imine deaminase, with the protein MSENVSTRYCDHTYSPAIIAGEFIFVSHQSGRQDSLDITIQLATCFENLKLVLAEVGASLEDVVQINLILKNIADFAKARSVFPQYFHNGFSVCSAITEEFVSPSCLCQIDAVAYKEAK; encoded by the coding sequence ATGTCAGAAAATGTATCAACCCGTTATTGTGATCATACTTATTCTCCAGCAATAATAGCCGGTGAATTTATCTTTGTTTCGCATCAAAGTGGCAGGCAGGATTCTCTGGATATTACAATACAATTGGCAACTTGCTTTGAAAACCTAAAACTCGTACTGGCTGAGGTAGGGGCCAGCCTTGAAGATGTTGTACAAATAAATCTTATACTTAAAAATATTGCTGATTTTGCTAAAGCGAGATCAGTCTTCCCTCAATATTTTCATAACGGTTTTTCGGTATGCAGTGCAATCACTGAGGAATTTGTATCACCGTCTTGCTTATGTCAGATTGATGCTGTAGCTTATAAAGAAGCGAAGTAG
- a CDS encoding haloacid dehalogenase: MDGTLLNAQKELSEYTQHKLNLLIQRGLHFSIATARTTVSVTKIMSTAHMNMPVILMNGALIYDLVAKQYLKIETLAESTVRAIISLLRKYKLYGFMYAVSGKRLITYYEKLDTTFLQNYYQERVERYGKTFDCIADFSDNIRQDYVVYLTLMDEKRKLLGVVDELKFLSDIDMVLSHDVYTENLWYLEIYSKQASKYNAVSYLRNRYDFTKVIGFGDNFNDIPLFKACDEFYAVGNAIDELKNIATGVIETNVKNGVTNFILEREGSFNQECEESQD, from the coding sequence TTGGACGGAACGCTGTTAAACGCTCAGAAAGAGCTTAGTGAATACACGCAGCACAAGCTGAATTTGCTTATTCAGAGAGGACTTCATTTTTCGATTGCTACAGCTAGAACAACCGTGTCAGTTACAAAAATCATGTCAACTGCCCATATGAATATGCCTGTTATTTTGATGAATGGGGCGCTTATTTATGATCTTGTGGCAAAACAATATTTAAAAATAGAAACTCTTGCTGAATCTACCGTTCGGGCTATTATCAGCTTATTAAGAAAATATAAACTTTATGGGTTCATGTACGCTGTCAGCGGAAAGCGTTTAATTACATACTATGAGAAACTTGACACAACATTCCTGCAAAACTATTATCAGGAGCGGGTAGAACGATATGGCAAGACATTCGATTGTATTGCAGACTTCTCTGATAATATCAGGCAAGATTATGTTGTTTATCTCACTTTAATGGATGAAAAACGGAAACTATTAGGAGTAGTAGATGAGTTGAAATTTTTATCAGATATTGATATGGTACTTTCTCATGATGTATATACTGAAAACTTATGGTATTTGGAGATTTATAGTAAACAGGCTTCTAAATATAATGCCGTGAGCTATTTACGTAATCGTTATGATTTTACTAAAGTCATCGGGTTTGGTGACAATTTTAATGATATACCACTTTTTAAAGCCTGTGACGAGTTTTATGCAGTAGGCAATGCTATTGATGAGCTAAAGAATATCGCTACTGGCGTTATCGAAACAAATGTTAAAAATGGTGTTACCAATTTTATTTTAGAAAGAGAAGGCAGTTTTAATCAAGAATGTGAGGAATCTCAAGATTAA
- a CDS encoding FMN reductase, with product MKIIGLVGSPRRNGNTDVLVQKALEGAQSSGNETALFRLNELNIQGCQACLGCKKSGKCIIDDDLAGVFEAIGEADGVVIGSPIYFGRFTAQTALFMDRLYGYLQPDFSSSLGSGKKAALVFTQGQPDASLYEGTISAASQSLTRVGFLTGPKPLVGSGLRDIGAARENEQLLQAAYNIGQELTTAE from the coding sequence ATGAAAATTATTGGATTAGTTGGTAGCCCACGTAGAAATGGCAATACCGATGTGTTAGTGCAAAAAGCTTTGGAAGGTGCTCAATCATCAGGTAATGAGACTGCGCTTTTTCGTTTGAATGAGCTCAACATTCAGGGCTGTCAGGCTTGCCTGGGCTGTAAAAAATCTGGCAAATGTATCATTGATGATGATTTAGCCGGGGTTTTTGAGGCCATAGGTGAAGCCGATGGCGTCGTGATCGGTTCACCAATTTATTTCGGCCGGTTTACAGCCCAGACAGCCTTATTTATGGACAGGCTTTATGGATATCTTCAGCCTGATTTTAGCAGTAGTTTAGGTAGTGGAAAAAAGGCAGCCCTGGTATTTACACAAGGGCAACCAGATGCAAGCCTGTATGAGGGAACGATCAGTGCGGCTAGCCAATCTCTGACACGGGTTGGTTTCCTTACCGGTCCTAAACCTTTGGTTGGAAGTGGTTTACGAGATATCGGCGCAGCACGTGAGAACGAGCAGCTTTTGCAGGCAGCCTACAATATTGGTCAAGAACTTACTACCGCTGAATAG
- a CDS encoding transporter, producing MTVFFHILNHNIVPIFLIIILGYLLNKKFDLHIHSLSKLLFYLIVPSFIFVNLYTSTLQLELFNVLICGILMLITNDIISRFIARIRGYNVGLTNAFKNSVMFNNSGNIGISLITLVFTSAPFVIDGKTPYLHEAITAQIIILVLQNITTNTIGFYNAGKATMSTRKSLAQILGMPSIYAIPIALILKNTSIDLTTTTLWPALEYLKNALVPMSLITLGVQLSKTCFDFRNPEVYLSTFIKLMISPLIALVYIHMLGFTGAVAQTIFIAHAVPTAVNTALIAVECDNNQDFASQAVMMSTIASAVTLTFAIYIARIIFPV from the coding sequence TTGACTGTTTTTTTCCATATTCTTAATCACAATATTGTCCCTATTTTTTTAATCATCATTTTGGGGTACTTACTAAATAAAAAATTTGATCTGCACATTCACAGTTTAAGTAAATTATTATTTTATTTAATTGTACCCTCATTTATCTTTGTGAATCTCTATACATCAACGCTCCAACTGGAACTGTTCAATGTTTTAATCTGCGGAATACTGATGTTGATCACGAATGATATCATTAGTCGGTTTATTGCAAGAATTCGCGGCTACAATGTCGGGCTTACGAATGCATTCAAAAACTCAGTCATGTTTAATAACTCGGGCAACATCGGAATTTCACTCATCACACTGGTTTTCACCAGTGCCCCCTTTGTTATAGATGGTAAGACGCCCTACCTCCACGAAGCCATTACAGCCCAAATTATTATTCTGGTACTGCAAAATATTACTACAAATACAATTGGATTTTATAATGCAGGCAAAGCTACTATGAGTACCCGTAAATCATTAGCACAAATATTAGGAATGCCTTCCATCTATGCCATCCCCATTGCACTGATCCTTAAAAACACATCAATAGACTTGACAACCACTACGCTCTGGCCTGCTTTGGAATATCTGAAGAATGCACTTGTTCCCATGTCCCTAATAACATTAGGAGTGCAACTCTCCAAAACTTGCTTTGATTTTAGAAACCCGGAAGTATATTTATCAACCTTTATAAAGTTAATGATTAGTCCATTGATAGCACTCGTTTATATCCATATGTTGGGCTTTACCGGTGCTGTTGCTCAGACAATATTCATTGCTCATGCTGTCCCCACTGCAGTCAATACTGCGTTAATTGCCGTAGAATGCGATAACAATCAGGATTTTGCTTCTCAGGCTGTTATGATGTCGACAATTGCAAGTGCCGTCACACTCACATTTGCGATCTATATAGCCAGAATCATATTTCCAGTATAA
- a CDS encoding aminotransferase → MTELAKMNDLELQDYYVALTHRYEEFQRQNLKLNMARGIPCPEQLDLSTGLIDCLATDDYKTSNGTDCRNYGIIDGIPEVRDLSAQLLETRPEQVIVGGNSSLTMMYDLIVRAMLHELPGSSLPWGKLSKVKFLCPSPGYDRHFAICEYLGIEMIPINYLHDGPDMDQVADLVAADSSIKGIWCVPKYSNPTGITYSESVVRKLAAMPVKAPDFRIFWDNAYNVHHLTDTPASLLNILAACEQAGNPDRVFVFSSTSKISLAGAGIAMLASSKPNINWLKQQLAIQTIGPDKLNQLRHVRFFKDRAGIENHMRRHAAIIKPKFDLVLNILAAELKEQNLASWSNPQGGYFISLNTLPGCAKKVVAKAAEAGVILTPAGATFPYGRDPEDKNIRLSPTFPPLPELEKAMQLLTLCIQLISAEQELATRQL, encoded by the coding sequence ATGACTGAGTTGGCAAAAATGAATGACCTGGAATTACAAGATTATTATGTGGCTTTAACCCATCGCTACGAAGAATTTCAGCGTCAAAACTTAAAACTAAATATGGCACGCGGCATTCCGTGTCCTGAACAGTTGGATCTATCTACAGGATTGATTGATTGCCTTGCAACTGATGATTATAAAACAAGTAATGGCACAGACTGCCGAAATTATGGTATCATAGACGGCATACCAGAAGTTCGTGACCTCTCAGCGCAACTGTTAGAGACACGACCAGAGCAAGTCATTGTTGGTGGTAATTCCAGCTTAACAATGATGTACGATCTAATTGTCAGAGCAATGCTTCACGAATTGCCTGGCAGCAGTCTTCCCTGGGGCAAACTGTCTAAAGTTAAATTTCTTTGTCCAAGTCCCGGTTATGATCGGCACTTTGCAATTTGCGAGTACTTGGGAATCGAAATGATCCCAATCAACTATCTGCATGATGGTCCGGATATGGATCAGGTGGCAGACTTAGTAGCAGCAGATTCTTCAATTAAAGGCATTTGGTGTGTTCCAAAATATAGTAATCCTACAGGAATTACTTATTCTGAATCAGTGGTAAGAAAGTTAGCAGCTATGCCAGTTAAAGCTCCTGATTTTCGTATATTTTGGGATAATGCTTATAATGTGCACCATCTAACAGACACCCCAGCGAGTTTATTAAACATCCTGGCCGCCTGTGAGCAAGCCGGCAATCCTGATCGGGTCTTTGTCTTCAGCTCAACGTCCAAAATCAGCCTAGCTGGAGCCGGTATTGCTATGTTAGCCAGCAGTAAACCGAATATTAATTGGTTAAAGCAACAATTGGCTATCCAAACAATTGGCCCTGACAAACTCAATCAACTCCGTCACGTTCGCTTTTTTAAAGACCGGGCTGGCATTGAAAATCACATGCGTCGCCATGCAGCAATTATTAAACCTAAATTTGATTTGGTGCTGAACATCTTAGCCGCTGAATTAAAGGAACAAAATCTAGCTTCTTGGAGCAATCCACAAGGCGGCTATTTTATCAGCCTGAACACACTGCCTGGCTGTGCAAAAAAAGTCGTTGCCAAAGCTGCTGAGGCTGGAGTCATACTCACACCTGCTGGAGCTACATTTCCGTATGGTCGTGATCCAGAAGATAAAAACATCAGGCTTTCTCCTACCTTCCCACCTTTGCCGGAACTGGAAAAAGCCATGCAGTTATTGACCCTGTGTATTCAGTTAATTAGTGCAGAGCAAGAATTAGCAACAAGACAGCTTTAG